In Nostoc sp. UHCC 0926, a single genomic region encodes these proteins:
- a CDS encoding 5'-methylthioadenosine/S-adenosylhomocysteine nucleosidase family protein gives MPNFLPINTILVPQGAEYKAVCRGLSGVTGSIPTVIAIPLGMKPLLKYLQQSQGNGEFLAPKSRVVIMGICGSLSDRYTVGDIVLYQDCVYSGKRQECDRTFTAQLHSYISEKVPLVKSMTSDRMICSASEKRHLGETLAADVVDMEGFTALEFFNAAGVDVAMLRVVSDDCQHDIPDLTSAINSDGSLNPFPLAMAMLRQPLAATRLIRGSLKSLKVLEQLTNRLFSG, from the coding sequence GTGCCTAATTTTTTGCCCATTAACACAATTTTGGTACCTCAGGGAGCAGAATATAAAGCTGTGTGTCGCGGATTAAGCGGCGTTACTGGCTCCATCCCAACGGTAATAGCCATACCTCTTGGGATGAAGCCTTTACTCAAATATCTGCAACAATCTCAAGGAAATGGAGAATTTCTGGCTCCAAAGTCCAGAGTTGTAATTATGGGTATATGTGGCAGCTTGAGCGATCGCTACACAGTTGGTGATATTGTCCTCTATCAAGATTGTGTTTACTCTGGGAAGCGGCAAGAATGCGATCGCACTTTCACAGCACAATTGCATTCTTACATATCAGAAAAAGTACCATTAGTCAAGTCCATGACAAGCGATCGCATGATTTGCTCTGCGTCCGAAAAACGCCATTTGGGTGAGACTTTGGCGGCTGATGTTGTTGACATGGAAGGATTTACCGCCCTAGAGTTTTTCAATGCAGCTGGGGTGGACGTGGCAATGCTGCGAGTAGTCAGCGACGATTGTCAGCACGATATCCCCGATCTTACATCAGCAATTAACTCTGATGGTTCCCTAAACCCTTTTCCTTTAGCGATGGCAATGCTTCGACAACCCCTTGCTGCTACTCGACTAATTCGAGGTTCATTAAAATCATTAAAGGTGTTAGAACAACTTACAAATCGGCTCTTTTCTGGCTAG
- a CDS encoding efflux RND transporter permease subunit, which translates to MVKLDRSKSARELFNISKLAIQFSWLTVSFWIAVTVAGVLAFSSLKYALFPDITFPVVVVNATAPLTTAVDTEAKLTQPLEERLRSLKGLEDIRSSTYPSQTAVSLSFAVGTNLETSTKKVETALKKFTLPQGATFKIIPLNLNESAAISYAIESPSRNLTDLTKLAKDEIVSAIAKLPGVLKVSLLGAATATPLAPANASAAAPPQAGATLVRFNGQDALAFQVIKRGSANTLEVVSQVEKEVQRLRSSLNDVKLTLAATQAEYIRQATQSTIDALLEAVLLSIVVIFPFLWNWRATLISALAIPTSILATFIVMAIFGFNLETITLLALALVIGSIVDDAIVDVENIMRHVEDGETPRQAALLATNEIGLTVTAATLTAVAVFLPIGLMGGVIGQFFKPFGITVSAAMLASMLVARTLSPVLAIYWLKPKSSLSPRQEAKIWVAFTQSYRNLLSWSLNHRKIIIGLAVLSFIAGIVLIPIIPKGFIPKLDRGEFNIAYTAPLPSIPGGAGEQRSNPSSQFPIPNPLNDSLEVAKKLEDVVRKSPAVETVFTTIGSREGEPNKGILYVKLKGDRTITTAELQDQFRSSLPVLSGVTTSVEDIQFVDSGGQKPLQIALRGDNLQALSKAVKAIKERIQRIPGFADVTITGETNPQGTVFQIERLNNQRVAYVSANLGKNLSLGDATDKVVAEAKAVLPYNVSLNLGGDSASQGEVFSSFGSTLALSALCIVVVLILLFKSWIDPLVIGVSLPLALVGAMLALLITKSDFGMISLIGFVFLLGLANKNAILLVDYINQLRSAGLDRTEAILKTGLVRLRPIMMTTASTILGMLPIALGFGAGSELRSPMAVAIAGGLVTSTILSLIVVPVVYTILDDWFPRFQKRGTG; encoded by the coding sequence ATGGTAAAGCTTGATCGCTCAAAATCCGCACGAGAACTCTTCAATATTTCCAAATTGGCGATTCAATTTTCGTGGCTGACGGTGAGTTTTTGGATTGCCGTAACGGTAGCTGGTGTTCTGGCTTTCAGTTCTCTCAAGTATGCTTTGTTTCCAGATATTACCTTTCCAGTAGTGGTTGTGAATGCTACAGCTCCCCTGACAACTGCCGTGGATACAGAGGCGAAGCTCACCCAACCCCTGGAAGAACGTCTGCGCTCCCTAAAAGGACTGGAGGATATTCGCTCATCCACTTATCCTAGTCAAACTGCTGTTAGCCTTTCTTTTGCTGTTGGTACGAATTTAGAAACATCGACCAAAAAGGTTGAAACTGCCCTCAAAAAGTTTACTTTGCCTCAAGGAGCAACTTTCAAAATTATTCCCTTGAATCTAAATGAGTCAGCCGCCATTAGCTATGCCATTGAGAGTCCCTCAAGGAATCTTACAGATTTGACAAAGTTGGCGAAAGACGAGATTGTAAGTGCGATCGCTAAACTACCAGGAGTCCTGAAAGTCTCACTACTGGGCGCTGCTACTGCAACTCCCCTAGCCCCAGCAAATGCAAGTGCCGCGGCTCCCCCCCAAGCAGGGGCGACATTAGTCAGGTTTAACGGGCAAGATGCACTGGCATTTCAGGTAATCAAACGTGGCAGTGCTAACACCTTGGAAGTAGTGAGTCAGGTTGAGAAAGAAGTCCAAAGGCTGCGCTCTAGCCTCAATGATGTCAAACTCACTTTAGCTGCTACCCAAGCAGAATATATCCGCCAAGCCACCCAGTCAACAATCGATGCTTTGCTGGAAGCAGTCTTGTTGTCCATCGTGGTAATTTTTCCTTTTTTGTGGAATTGGCGAGCCACCCTGATTTCTGCCTTGGCAATTCCTACGTCTATTTTGGCGACGTTTATTGTCATGGCAATTTTTGGTTTCAACTTGGAAACGATTACGCTGTTAGCTTTAGCTTTGGTGATCGGTAGTATTGTTGATGATGCGATCGTGGATGTGGAAAACATCATGCGACACGTTGAAGATGGGGAAACTCCTCGCCAAGCAGCACTTTTAGCTACAAATGAGATTGGATTAACAGTCACCGCCGCCACCTTGACAGCAGTAGCGGTTTTTTTACCTATAGGTTTGATGGGTGGTGTAATCGGTCAATTCTTCAAACCTTTCGGCATCACTGTTTCAGCCGCGATGCTTGCTTCTATGCTAGTTGCTCGGACTTTATCTCCAGTTCTGGCTATCTACTGGCTGAAACCTAAATCCTCGCTTTCCCCGCGTCAGGAAGCAAAAATCTGGGTGGCGTTTACTCAATCTTACAGAAACTTGCTGAGTTGGTCTTTGAATCACCGGAAGATAATTATCGGATTAGCTGTCCTCAGCTTCATTGCAGGTATAGTGCTGATTCCAATAATTCCCAAAGGGTTTATTCCCAAACTCGATCGCGGCGAATTCAATATTGCTTATACGGCTCCTTTGCCGAGTATCCCCGGAGGGGCAGGGGAGCAGAGGAGCAATCCCAGTTCGCAATTCCCAATTCCTAACCCTTTGAACGATTCTCTTGAGGTTGCTAAGAAACTAGAAGATGTAGTCAGAAAATCACCCGCAGTTGAAACGGTATTTACTACTATTGGTTCTCGCGAGGGTGAGCCGAATAAAGGCATACTATATGTAAAGTTAAAGGGCGATCGCACAATCACAACTGCTGAACTACAAGACCAATTCCGCTCCTCCTTACCTGTCCTTTCTGGGGTAACTACCAGTGTGGAAGATATTCAATTTGTCGATTCTGGCGGTCAAAAACCTCTGCAAATAGCATTACGAGGTGATAATCTCCAAGCTCTGAGCAAAGCAGTCAAGGCAATTAAAGAGAGAATTCAGAGAATACCAGGATTTGCCGATGTCACAATTACAGGTGAAACGAATCCACAGGGCACAGTTTTTCAGATCGAGCGTCTGAATAATCAGCGCGTGGCCTATGTCAGTGCTAATCTTGGCAAGAATCTATCCTTGGGTGATGCTACTGACAAAGTGGTAGCTGAAGCTAAGGCGGTGTTACCCTATAATGTTTCCTTAAATTTAGGAGGAGATTCTGCTAGTCAAGGTGAGGTTTTTAGCAGTTTCGGCAGTACTTTAGCTCTATCTGCCCTGTGTATTGTTGTAGTACTAATTTTGCTGTTCAAAAGCTGGATAGACCCTCTGGTAATTGGTGTCTCTTTGCCCTTGGCACTGGTGGGGGCAATGTTGGCACTACTGATCACCAAGAGCGACTTTGGGATGATCTCACTAATCGGTTTCGTCTTTTTACTGGGGCTGGCAAATAAAAATGCTATCTTGCTTGTAGATTACATCAACCAGTTACGTAGTGCTGGCTTAGACCGCACCGAGGCGATCCTCAAGACCGGGCTAGTGCGCCTCAGACCAATTATGATGACCACTGCCTCCACTATTTTAGGGATGCTACCGATCGCCTTAGGTTTTGGTGCGGGTTCCGAATTGCGATCGCCTATGGCTGTAGCGATCGCAGGTGGACTCGTGACTTCAACTATCCTCAGTTTGATTGTTGTGCCAGTAGTCTACACTATTTTGGATGATTGGTTTCCCCGATTTCAGAAGAGGGGGACAGGTTGA